The proteins below are encoded in one region of Nakamurella flava:
- a CDS encoding sugar phosphate isomerase/epimerase family protein translates to MVTIALDPAMYHADLTVVQELQKAADLGYEYLELSPRPDWFFWHRYPKADDQAIVEVKRAMRETGVRIKTLVPVFNWSSPDEQERRFQVRNWRRLLQIAHELELDLVNSELSGDPNRALQSEHAFYLSMEELTPDFERYGIALNLEAHPYDFSETNDDAVQIVRGLNLPWVNYVFCAPHAFHLSQGAGDVERMIAYAGDKLTHVHLADCYNHLANVGNRYIINPPGVDARIHQHNEIGHGDLDWDATFSALRAANFDGVATVCVFGWEENADDIHRRMLERVKAELA, encoded by the coding sequence ATGGTCACCATTGCCCTCGATCCCGCGATGTACCACGCCGACCTCACGGTCGTGCAGGAACTGCAGAAGGCCGCCGACCTCGGCTACGAGTACCTCGAACTGTCCCCCCGCCCCGACTGGTTCTTCTGGCACCGCTACCCCAAGGCCGACGATCAGGCGATCGTCGAGGTCAAGCGGGCGATGCGCGAGACCGGCGTCCGGATCAAGACTCTCGTGCCGGTCTTCAACTGGTCGTCGCCGGACGAGCAGGAACGCCGATTCCAGGTCCGCAACTGGCGCCGGCTGCTGCAGATCGCCCACGAGCTCGAGCTCGACCTGGTCAATTCCGAGTTGTCCGGCGACCCGAACCGCGCCCTGCAGTCCGAGCACGCCTTCTATCTGTCGATGGAGGAGCTCACCCCGGACTTCGAGCGGTACGGCATCGCCCTGAACCTCGAGGCCCATCCGTACGACTTCTCCGAGACCAACGACGACGCCGTGCAGATCGTCCGCGGGCTCAACCTGCCCTGGGTGAACTACGTCTTCTGCGCCCCGCACGCGTTCCACCTGTCCCAGGGCGCCGGCGACGTCGAGCGGATGATCGCCTACGCCGGGGACAAGCTGACCCACGTGCACCTGGCCGACTGTTACAACCACCTGGCCAACGTCGGCAATCGCTACATCATCAACCCACCCGGTGTGGACGCCCGGATCCATCAGCACAACGAGATCGGTCACGGCGACCTCGACTGGGACGCCACCTTCAGCGCCCTGCGCGCCGCGAACTTCGACGGCGTCGCCACCGTCTGCGTCTTCGGCTGGGAGGAGAACGCCGACGACATCCACCGCCGGATGCTGGAGCGGGTCAAGGCCGAGCTCGCCTGA
- a CDS encoding threonine aldolase family protein, producing the protein MTTLHDPDQRGFASDNYAGVHPEVLAALAEANGGHQISYGEDAYTARLAEVMAGHFGDQAEIFPVFNGTGANVLSLQALLPRWGAVVCAETAHINCDENGAPERVGGLKLLTVPTPDGKLTPELIDRQAWGWGDEHRAQPLAVSITQSTELGTVYTPDEIRAIADHIHARGMVLHLDGARIANAAASLDVPLREFTTDAGVDVLSFGGTKNGLMFGEVVVALRPDVAPGLLYLRKMNMQLASKMRFVSAQLLALLDGDLWLRSARHANAMAQRLRAGVSELDGVRLTQIPQANAVFAVLDRDVAERLRQQFRFYDWNPATGEVRWMCAFDTTESDVDDFVEALRKELAR; encoded by the coding sequence GTGACCACTCTGCACGACCCCGACCAGCGGGGATTCGCGTCCGACAACTACGCCGGGGTGCACCCCGAGGTGCTGGCCGCTCTGGCCGAGGCCAACGGCGGCCATCAGATCTCCTACGGCGAGGACGCGTACACCGCGCGCCTGGCCGAGGTGATGGCCGGCCACTTCGGCGACCAGGCCGAGATCTTCCCCGTCTTCAACGGCACCGGTGCCAACGTCCTGTCCCTGCAGGCCCTGCTCCCCCGCTGGGGCGCGGTCGTGTGCGCCGAGACCGCCCACATCAACTGCGACGAGAACGGGGCCCCGGAACGGGTCGGCGGGCTCAAGCTGCTGACCGTGCCGACGCCGGACGGCAAACTCACCCCTGAGCTCATCGACCGCCAGGCCTGGGGCTGGGGCGACGAGCATCGCGCGCAGCCGCTGGCCGTCTCGATCACCCAGAGCACCGAGCTCGGCACCGTCTACACCCCGGACGAGATCCGCGCGATCGCCGACCACATCCACGCCCGCGGCATGGTCCTGCACCTCGACGGCGCCCGGATCGCCAACGCCGCCGCGTCCCTGGACGTGCCGTTGCGGGAATTCACCACCGACGCCGGCGTGGACGTGCTGTCCTTCGGTGGCACCAAGAACGGGCTGATGTTCGGCGAGGTCGTCGTGGCGCTGCGCCCGGATGTCGCCCCCGGTCTGCTGTACCTGCGCAAGATGAACATGCAGCTGGCATCGAAGATGCGCTTCGTCTCCGCCCAGCTGCTGGCCCTGCTCGACGGCGACCTGTGGCTGCGATCGGCCCGGCACGCCAACGCGATGGCTCAGCGGCTGCGCGCCGGGGTCAGCGAGCTCGACGGCGTTCGACTGACCCAGATCCCGCAGGCCAACGCGGTCTTCGCGGTCCTTGACCGCGACGTCGCCGAGCGGCTGCGGCAGCAGTTCCGGTTCTACGACTGGAACCCGGCGACCGGTGAGGTGCGCTGGATGTGCGCGTTCGACACCACCGAATCCGACGTGGACGACTTCGTCGAGGCGTTGCGCAAGGAACTCGCCCGCTAG
- a CDS encoding sugar phosphate isomerase/epimerase family protein, which yields MKLGVYNAILHDRPLPEALAVIADLGLTGIELNTGGFLPPVHVPNIDAILTSDTARDDYLGLFEGTGVSIAGLNCNGNPLHPNPLIGDAHAKDIRRSIALAQRLGQDRVVTMSGLPGGEPGATVPNWIVNAWNSAALDVLDHQWSIAVPFWTEIDQLAGDHGVKVALELHPQNLVFNTADVHKLIELTGATNVGVELDASHLFWQQMDPVAVVRALGPLVYQAAAKDVRINTENAALYGVLDNSFRRLSADEPRTNLGGDEWANEWPKNSAWDFVALGKGHDVDFWADFLSALHEVDPGMLVNIEHEDTELGRVEGLQVAATVLLEAEAKAGLTG from the coding sequence GTGAAGCTCGGCGTCTACAACGCGATCCTGCACGACCGTCCGCTGCCCGAGGCGCTCGCCGTCATTGCCGATCTCGGGCTGACCGGCATCGAGCTGAACACCGGCGGGTTCCTGCCCCCGGTGCACGTGCCGAACATCGACGCGATCCTGACCAGTGACACCGCCCGTGACGACTACCTGGGCCTCTTCGAGGGCACCGGGGTGTCCATCGCCGGGCTGAACTGCAACGGCAACCCGCTGCACCCGAACCCGCTCATCGGCGACGCGCACGCCAAGGACATCCGACGTTCGATCGCGCTGGCGCAGCGGCTTGGACAGGACCGGGTCGTGACGATGTCCGGCCTGCCCGGCGGCGAACCCGGCGCCACCGTGCCAAACTGGATCGTCAACGCCTGGAACTCCGCGGCCCTCGATGTCCTGGACCATCAGTGGTCGATCGCCGTGCCGTTCTGGACGGAGATCGACCAGCTGGCCGGCGATCACGGCGTCAAGGTCGCGCTGGAGCTGCACCCGCAGAACCTCGTGTTCAACACCGCCGACGTGCACAAGCTGATCGAACTCACCGGCGCCACGAACGTCGGGGTCGAGCTGGACGCCTCGCACCTGTTCTGGCAGCAGATGGACCCGGTCGCCGTGGTCCGTGCGCTCGGCCCACTGGTCTACCAGGCCGCCGCCAAGGACGTCCGGATCAACACCGAGAACGCCGCGCTGTACGGAGTTCTCGACAACTCGTTCCGTCGTCTGTCCGCCGACGAACCGCGCACCAACCTGGGCGGCGACGAGTGGGCCAACGAGTGGCCGAAGAACTCGGCGTGGGACTTCGTCGCCCTCGGCAAGGGTCACGACGTCGACTTCTGGGCCGACTTCCTCAGCGCTCTGCACGAGGTCGACCCGGGAATGCTGGTCAACATCGAGCACGAGGACACCGAGCTGGGCCGGGTCGAGGGTCTGCAGGTGGCCGCGACCGTCCTGCTGGAGGCCGAGGCCAAGGCCGGGCTGACCGGCTGA
- a CDS encoding Gfo/Idh/MocA family protein, with protein MSDSIGVAVIGAGMAGKAHAAAYKVANSLYAPVLPEVRLVSIGDVNAEFGSAAARRFGYERNDTDWRSIAAADDIQVVSVVVANKLHREIVEGLLDAGKHVLCEKPLSDTIEDARAMEAAADAAAARGVLARIGFTYLRAPGIAAIGDLIRSGRLGHVLHFSGRYWCDYSCSPSAPISWRYQGPMGSGALADVGSHMSYIAEFLAGPVASVSGGTLTTVIGSRPQPLGQVIGHDHGAVSDVYEPVTNDDFAAFAVTFEGGAAGTIQASRVAAGHANGLIFEVFCENGAARFDQGRPAEIGLYLHDDAYTAGYRQVPLGAPHPYVAGGLPMDVAGVGFGQNEAFAYQARAFLEEVAGLDEASSLPRCATFADGVHNMELLGAVARSAADHGKLVQL; from the coding sequence ATGAGCGACAGCATCGGCGTCGCCGTCATCGGTGCCGGCATGGCCGGCAAAGCCCACGCGGCCGCCTACAAGGTGGCGAATTCGCTCTACGCCCCGGTGCTTCCCGAGGTCCGGCTGGTGTCGATCGGGGACGTCAACGCCGAGTTCGGGTCGGCGGCTGCCCGCCGATTCGGTTATGAGCGCAACGACACCGACTGGCGGTCCATCGCCGCCGCCGACGACATCCAGGTCGTCAGCGTGGTGGTGGCCAACAAGCTGCACCGCGAGATCGTCGAGGGTCTGCTCGACGCCGGTAAGCACGTGCTGTGCGAGAAGCCGCTGTCCGACACCATCGAGGACGCCCGCGCCATGGAGGCCGCCGCCGACGCCGCGGCCGCCCGGGGCGTGCTGGCCCGCATCGGCTTCACCTACCTGCGGGCCCCGGGCATCGCCGCCATCGGGGACCTGATCCGTTCCGGCCGGCTGGGCCACGTCCTGCACTTCTCCGGCCGGTACTGGTGTGACTACTCCTGCAGCCCGAGCGCCCCGATCAGCTGGCGCTACCAGGGCCCCATGGGTTCGGGGGCGCTGGCCGACGTCGGCAGCCACATGTCCTACATCGCCGAATTCCTGGCCGGCCCGGTGGCGTCGGTCAGCGGCGGCACCCTGACGACCGTCATCGGATCGCGACCCCAGCCGCTCGGCCAGGTGATCGGGCACGACCACGGCGCCGTCAGCGACGTGTACGAGCCCGTTACCAACGACGACTTCGCCGCCTTCGCGGTGACCTTCGAAGGGGGCGCCGCCGGCACCATCCAGGCGTCTCGGGTCGCCGCCGGCCACGCCAACGGCCTGATCTTCGAGGTGTTCTGCGAGAACGGGGCCGCCCGCTTCGATCAGGGCCGCCCGGCCGAGATCGGCCTGTACCTGCACGACGATGCCTACACCGCCGGATACCGTCAGGTCCCGCTCGGCGCCCCCCACCCGTACGTCGCCGGTGGTCTGCCGATGGACGTCGCCGGTGTCGGCTTCGGCCAGAACGAGGCGTTCGCCTACCAGGCCCGGGCCTTCCTGGAGGAGGTGGCCGGCCTCGACGAGGCGTCCTCCCTGCCCCGCTGTGCCACCTTCGCCGATGGCGTCCACAACATGGAACTGCTCGGTGCGGTCGCCCGGTCGGCCGCCGACCACGGAAAGCTGGTGCAGCTGTGA
- a CDS encoding LacI family DNA-binding transcriptional regulator gives MVERRPTIYDVAERAGVSKSLVSLVLRDSPKVSEQRREAVLAAIADLGYRPSQAATQLASSRARSVELLVDDYRNLSFVGLVQGLRRGLTGQGYHLTVTEIPRFGNRLDVPGVAPAADARVLAGEPGRALLAGWNGPTVVAGWRGDDARGEAEIARLEADLVAADDELGARLATDHLLDLGHRWIGHLSGSSGPAVHRRAGYQQAMAEAGLPALVVGDRGTTEDDGYLSASTLLDGHPEITALVAANDLMAVGALAAAHERGRTIPTDMSIVGYDDSPLARYRVLDLTTVDDRSVPVGEAAAQALLRRIDDPHQPATRTLIPPELIVRGTTGPAPTHP, from the coding sequence GTGGTCGAACGACGCCCCACCATCTACGACGTGGCCGAGCGGGCCGGGGTCTCGAAGTCCCTGGTCTCGCTGGTCCTGCGGGATTCGCCGAAGGTCTCCGAGCAACGCCGGGAGGCCGTGCTCGCCGCCATCGCCGACCTCGGCTACCGGCCCAGCCAGGCCGCGACCCAACTGGCCAGCAGCCGGGCCCGCAGTGTCGAGCTGCTGGTCGACGACTACCGCAACCTGTCCTTCGTCGGCCTCGTCCAGGGCCTGCGCCGCGGCCTGACCGGGCAGGGCTACCACCTCACCGTCACCGAGATCCCGCGCTTCGGCAACCGCCTGGACGTCCCCGGTGTGGCCCCCGCCGCCGATGCCCGGGTGCTCGCCGGAGAACCGGGGCGGGCGTTGCTGGCCGGCTGGAACGGACCGACGGTGGTGGCCGGGTGGCGGGGCGACGACGCCCGCGGCGAAGCCGAGATCGCCCGCCTGGAAGCCGATCTGGTGGCCGCCGACGACGAACTGGGAGCGCGTCTGGCGACCGATCACCTGCTGGACCTCGGACACCGCTGGATCGGGCACCTGAGCGGCAGCAGCGGACCCGCTGTCCATCGACGAGCCGGTTACCAGCAGGCCATGGCCGAGGCCGGGCTACCCGCGCTGGTGGTGGGTGACCGGGGCACCACCGAGGACGACGGCTACCTGTCCGCGTCGACGCTCCTGGACGGCCATCCCGAGATCACGGCGCTGGTCGCGGCCAACGATCTGATGGCCGTCGGCGCCCTGGCCGCCGCCCACGAGCGGGGCCGCACCATCCCGACGGACATGTCCATCGTCGGCTACGACGACAGCCCCCTGGCCCGGTACCGGGTGCTCGACCTGACCACCGTGGACGACCGCAGCGTGCCCGTCGGTGAGGCGGCCGCGCAGGCTCTCCTCCGGCGGATCGACGATCCCCACCAGCCGGCGACCCGGACGCTCATCCCGCCCGAGCTGATCGTCCGGGGCACCACCGGTCCGGCGCCGACGCACCCCTGA
- a CDS encoding NAD(P)/FAD-dependent oxidoreductase — translation MSKGRHKVVIVGGGFGGLNATKSLADADVDITLVDRTNHHLFQPLLYQVAAGLLSPGLIAPALRTVVKKQRNVRTLLAEVDGFDLDKKIVYTTEPDGEPLELPYDTLIVAGGATHSYFGKDHFAEFAPGMKTIEDARYLRDAVLSKFEMAEMTTDPQERSDWLTFVVIGAGPTGVELVGQIAELAHSVLPKDYRSVDTRQARIILLEGAGAVLPPFKPELQQWAQKKLESMGVEIHLNSLAVDMDHGSITVKSPNGIETIRTRTRIWAAGVAASPLAKKLADQAGLEVDRAGRIPVNPDCTVDGRPEVFAIGDMVSLNKLPGVAQPALQEGKYIGKVIKARLAGAPAPAPFKYFDKGSMATIGYRSAVADAFGRKFTGIIAWGMWSFVHVAYLVGWGNRFGTMYNWLRGMIFTKNRGHRIITFEGAQRRVGPESTKNRAILPPETFKSPESPESIGDGEKLGESTRS, via the coding sequence ATGTCGAAGGGACGCCACAAGGTCGTCATCGTCGGGGGCGGTTTCGGTGGGCTGAACGCCACCAAGTCCCTGGCCGACGCCGACGTGGACATCACGCTCGTCGACCGCACCAACCACCACCTGTTCCAGCCGCTGCTCTATCAGGTCGCCGCGGGTCTGCTCTCGCCCGGCCTGATCGCGCCGGCGCTGCGCACGGTCGTGAAGAAGCAGCGCAACGTCCGCACGCTGCTGGCCGAGGTCGACGGGTTCGACCTCGACAAGAAGATCGTCTACACGACGGAACCGGACGGCGAGCCGCTCGAGCTGCCGTACGACACCTTGATCGTGGCCGGTGGGGCGACCCACTCGTACTTCGGCAAGGACCACTTCGCCGAGTTCGCCCCGGGCATGAAGACCATCGAGGACGCTCGTTACCTGCGTGACGCGGTGCTCAGCAAGTTCGAGATGGCCGAGATGACCACCGACCCGCAGGAGCGGTCCGACTGGCTGACCTTCGTCGTCATCGGCGCCGGTCCGACCGGCGTCGAGCTGGTCGGCCAGATCGCCGAGCTGGCCCATTCGGTGCTGCCCAAGGACTACCGCTCGGTCGACACCCGCCAGGCGCGCATCATCCTGCTCGAGGGCGCCGGCGCGGTGCTTCCGCCGTTCAAGCCCGAACTCCAGCAGTGGGCCCAGAAGAAGCTGGAGTCGATGGGGGTGGAGATCCACCTCAACTCGCTGGCCGTCGACATGGACCACGGGTCGATCACGGTCAAGAGCCCCAACGGCATCGAGACCATCCGGACGCGGACGCGTATCTGGGCGGCCGGTGTCGCCGCGTCGCCGCTGGCCAAGAAGCTGGCCGACCAGGCCGGTCTCGAGGTCGACCGGGCCGGCCGCATCCCGGTCAACCCGGACTGCACGGTCGACGGCCGTCCCGAGGTGTTCGCCATCGGTGACATGGTCTCGCTGAACAAGCTCCCTGGGGTGGCCCAGCCGGCCCTCCAGGAGGGCAAGTACATCGGCAAGGTCATCAAGGCCCGCCTGGCCGGCGCGCCCGCGCCCGCGCCGTTCAAGTACTTCGACAAGGGCTCGATGGCCACCATCGGCTACCGGTCCGCGGTCGCCGATGCCTTCGGCCGCAAGTTCACCGGCATCATCGCCTGGGGCATGTGGAGCTTCGTCCACGTCGCCTACCTGGTCGGCTGGGGCAACCGCTTCGGCACGATGTACAACTGGCTGCGCGGCATGATCTTCACCAAGAACCGCGGCCACCGCATCATCACGTTCGAGGGCGCCCAGCGTCGCGTCGGTCCGGAGAGCACCAAGAACCGGGCCATCCTGCCGCCGGAGACCTTCAAGTCGCCGGAGTCGCCGGAATCCATCGGGGACGGCGAGAAGCTCGGCGAGTCCACCCGCTCGTAG
- the iolD gene encoding 3D-(3,5/4)-trihydroxycyclohexane-1,2-dione acylhydrolase (decyclizing), whose amino-acid sequence MGTIRLTVAQATVRFLANQYSERDGIEQRLIPGTFGIFGHGNVAGVGQALLQAARTGEADMPYYLARNEQGMVHAAAGFAKTRDRLQTLACTASIGPGSANMLTGAALATTNRLPVLLLASDIFATRVGSPVLQELELPSGYDISVNDAFRPLSRFFDRVWRPEQLPQALLGAMRVLTDPAETGAVTLALPQDVQAEGFDWPEELFSKRVWHVGRPVPEPAALARAVAAIKAAERPLIVAGGGVIYSHGADALRRLAEATGIPVADTQAGKGAIAWNHPQAVGGVGSTGSPVANALAREADLVIGIGTRHSDFTTASRTAFANPDVTFVNVNVAGLDAVKHSGIAVQADARETLEALIPALEGYRVAESLIDSYSEHLGRWNTVVDEAFHLGHGPLPAQTEVLGALNESIGENGTVVQAAGSMPGDLQMLWRAANPQQYHVEYAFSCMGYEIAGALGIKMAAPEREVYSLVGDGSYLMLAQELLTAISENIKLIVVIVQNHGFASIGALSESLGSQRFGTSYRFRDAESGQLDGDKLPVDLALNAESLGADVIRVNGISEFRKALDTARAATRTTVIHIETDPIAPVPSSESWWDVPVSEVSELDSTREAFAVYTDHKKDQRPYLTPPRG is encoded by the coding sequence GTGGGCACCATTCGCCTGACGGTCGCGCAGGCGACGGTACGTTTTCTGGCCAACCAGTACAGCGAGCGCGACGGGATCGAGCAGCGCTTGATCCCCGGGACGTTCGGGATCTTCGGGCACGGCAACGTGGCCGGGGTCGGGCAGGCGCTGCTGCAGGCTGCCCGTACGGGCGAGGCCGATATGCCGTACTACCTGGCCCGGAACGAGCAGGGCATGGTCCACGCGGCCGCCGGCTTCGCCAAGACGCGGGACCGGCTGCAGACCTTGGCCTGTACCGCCTCGATCGGACCGGGGTCGGCGAACATGCTGACCGGCGCCGCCCTGGCCACCACCAACCGGTTGCCGGTGCTGCTGCTGGCCAGCGACATCTTCGCCACGCGGGTGGGCAGCCCGGTGCTGCAGGAGCTGGAACTGCCGTCCGGGTATGACATCTCGGTCAACGACGCGTTCCGCCCGCTGTCCCGGTTCTTCGACCGGGTCTGGCGTCCGGAGCAGTTGCCGCAGGCCCTGCTCGGGGCGATGCGGGTGCTGACCGATCCGGCCGAGACCGGCGCCGTGACCCTGGCCCTGCCGCAGGACGTGCAGGCCGAGGGATTCGACTGGCCGGAGGAGCTGTTCAGCAAGCGCGTCTGGCACGTCGGTCGCCCGGTCCCGGAGCCGGCCGCGCTGGCCCGGGCCGTCGCGGCCATCAAGGCCGCGGAGCGCCCGTTGATCGTGGCCGGTGGCGGGGTCATCTACTCCCACGGCGCCGACGCCCTGCGGCGGCTGGCCGAGGCCACGGGCATCCCCGTCGCCGACACACAGGCCGGCAAGGGCGCGATCGCCTGGAACCACCCGCAGGCCGTGGGCGGGGTCGGGTCGACCGGCTCCCCGGTCGCCAACGCCCTCGCCCGTGAGGCCGACCTGGTCATCGGGATCGGTACCCGGCACAGCGACTTCACCACCGCCTCGCGCACCGCGTTCGCCAACCCGGACGTGACGTTCGTGAACGTCAACGTGGCCGGGCTGGACGCGGTCAAGCACTCCGGCATCGCCGTGCAGGCCGACGCCCGGGAGACCCTGGAGGCGTTGATCCCGGCGCTGGAGGGCTACCGGGTGGCCGAGTCGCTGATCGACTCCTACTCCGAACACCTGGGCCGCTGGAACACGGTCGTCGACGAGGCGTTCCACCTCGGACACGGGCCGCTGCCCGCGCAGACCGAGGTGCTGGGCGCGCTCAACGAGTCCATCGGCGAGAACGGCACCGTCGTGCAGGCGGCCGGGTCGATGCCCGGTGACCTCCAGATGCTCTGGCGGGCGGCCAATCCCCAGCAGTACCACGTGGAGTACGCGTTCTCCTGCATGGGCTATGAGATCGCCGGTGCGCTGGGCATCAAGATGGCCGCCCCCGAGCGCGAGGTGTACTCGCTGGTCGGCGACGGCTCGTACCTGATGCTGGCGCAGGAACTGCTGACCGCCATCTCCGAGAACATCAAGCTGATCGTGGTCATCGTGCAGAACCACGGGTTCGCCTCGATCGGCGCGCTGTCGGAGTCGTTGGGGTCGCAGCGGTTCGGCACGTCCTACCGGTTCCGCGACGCCGAGTCGGGGCAGCTGGACGGGGACAAGCTCCCGGTCGACCTGGCGTTGAACGCCGAATCGCTCGGCGCGGACGTCATCCGGGTCAATGGGATCTCCGAGTTCCGCAAGGCCCTGGACACCGCCCGCGCCGCCACCCGCACCACCGTCATCCACATCGAGACCGACCCCATCGCCCCGGTCCCGTCCTCGGAATCCTGGTGGGACGTGCCGGTGTCGGAGGTCTCCGAGCTGGACAGCACCCGTGAGGCCTTCGCGGTCTACACCGACCACAAGAAGGATCAGCGCCCCTACCTGACGCCCCCACGGGGCTGA
- a CDS encoding Gfo/Idh/MocA family oxidoreductase — MTVNVGVIGVGLIGQDHIRRLTTVLSGAAVVAVTDVNAEQAASVAAGVKGAPAGGVKVHGTGQELILDPNVDAVVVCSWGPTHEEYVLAAIAANKPVFCEKPLATTQVACERIITAEVELGRKIVQVGYMRRYDPAYQAMKQVITSGEIGAPLMFHSTHRNPSVPGHYTREMAITDTAVHDIDTARWLLDDEIISAQVVKPRKNSLGGDLEDPLFILLTTASGAVVDIETSVNIRYGYDIRGEIVAEQGTVELAETTAVQIRRGNALTSRVPEDWRERFLRAYDIEFQEWVDALAAGQGVVDGAATSWDGYAAAVVSDAAVQALHDGTVVPVALIEQPALYR, encoded by the coding sequence GTGACTGTCAACGTCGGCGTCATCGGCGTGGGATTGATCGGCCAGGACCACATCCGCCGGTTGACCACCGTCCTCTCCGGGGCCGCGGTGGTCGCGGTGACCGACGTGAACGCCGAGCAGGCCGCGTCGGTCGCGGCCGGTGTCAAGGGCGCCCCGGCGGGCGGGGTGAAGGTCCACGGCACCGGGCAGGAACTGATCCTGGACCCGAACGTCGACGCGGTCGTCGTCTGCTCCTGGGGCCCGACCCACGAGGAGTACGTCCTCGCCGCGATCGCCGCGAACAAGCCGGTGTTCTGCGAGAAGCCCTTGGCCACCACCCAGGTGGCCTGCGAGCGGATCATCACCGCCGAGGTCGAGCTGGGCCGCAAGATCGTGCAGGTCGGGTACATGCGCCGGTACGACCCGGCCTACCAGGCGATGAAGCAGGTCATCACCAGCGGTGAGATCGGTGCGCCGCTGATGTTCCACTCCACCCACCGCAACCCGTCGGTGCCCGGGCACTACACCCGCGAGATGGCGATCACCGACACTGCGGTGCACGACATCGACACCGCCCGCTGGCTGCTGGACGACGAGATCATCTCGGCCCAGGTGGTCAAGCCCCGCAAGAACAGCCTGGGCGGCGACCTGGAGGACCCGCTGTTCATCCTGCTGACCACCGCCTCCGGTGCGGTCGTCGACATCGAGACCAGCGTGAACATCCGGTACGGCTACGACATCCGCGGCGAGATCGTCGCCGAGCAGGGCACCGTCGAGTTGGCCGAGACCACCGCCGTGCAGATCCGTCGCGGGAACGCGCTGACCAGCCGGGTGCCCGAGGACTGGCGCGAGCGGTTCCTGCGCGCGTACGACATCGAGTTCCAGGAATGGGTCGACGCGCTGGCCGCCGGCCAGGGGGTCGTCGACGGCGCCGCCACCTCGTGGGACGGCTACGCCGCCGCGGTCGTCTCCGACGCCGCCGTGCAGGCCCTGCACGACGGCACCGTCGTCCCGGTCGCGCTCATCGAACAGCCGGCGCTCTACCGCTGA
- a CDS encoding ATP-binding cassette domain-containing protein encodes MTDTLHEHADPNLSKGQPLIQMTDVGKTYGAIRALKGIDLQVNAGEVTCVLGDNGAGKSTLIKIMAGLHPHSEGTLKVDGEEVTFGSPREALDHGIATVYQDLAVVGLMEVWRNFFLGSELRAGNYPLAPLKIKEMREIADAELKKMGITVKDINQPIGTLSGGQRQCVAIARAVYFGARVLILDEPTAALGVKQSGVVLKYTAAARDAGLGVVFITHNPHHAYLVGNHFVILKLGQRVLDKHRDEVTLEELTAEMAGGRELAELSHELQSTQR; translated from the coding sequence ATGACTGACACGCTGCACGAACACGCCGATCCGAACCTGTCCAAGGGTCAGCCGCTCATCCAGATGACCGACGTGGGCAAGACGTACGGCGCCATCCGCGCCCTCAAGGGCATCGACCTGCAGGTCAACGCGGGCGAGGTGACCTGCGTCCTGGGCGACAACGGCGCCGGCAAGTCCACCCTCATCAAGATCATGGCCGGGCTGCACCCGCACTCCGAGGGCACCCTGAAGGTCGACGGGGAAGAAGTGACCTTCGGCTCGCCCCGTGAGGCGCTGGACCACGGGATCGCCACCGTCTACCAGGATCTCGCCGTCGTCGGTCTCATGGAGGTCTGGCGCAACTTCTTCCTCGGCTCCGAGCTGCGCGCCGGGAACTACCCGCTGGCCCCCTTGAAGATCAAGGAGATGCGGGAGATCGCCGATGCCGAGCTGAAGAAGATGGGCATCACGGTCAAGGACATCAACCAGCCGATCGGCACCCTGTCCGGTGGGCAGCGGCAGTGCGTGGCCATCGCCCGCGCCGTCTACTTCGGCGCCCGCGTGCTCATCCTGGACGAGCCGACCGCCGCCCTCGGCGTCAAGCAGTCCGGTGTGGTGCTCAAGTACACCGCCGCCGCCCGTGACGCCGGCCTCGGGGTCGTGTTCATCACCCACAACCCGCACCACGCCTACCTGGTCGGGAACCATTTCGTCATCCTCAAGCTGGGCCAGCGGGTGCTCGACAAGCACCGCGACGAGGTCACCCTCGAGGAGCTCACCGCCGAGATGGCCGGCGGCCGCGAACTCGCCGAGCTGTCCCACGAGTTGCAGTCCACCCAGCGCTGA